A stretch of the Ictidomys tridecemlineatus isolate mIctTri1 chromosome 5, mIctTri1.hap1, whole genome shotgun sequence genome encodes the following:
- the Oxa1l gene encoding mitochondrial inner membrane protein OXA1L isoform X1 gives MAMGLMCGRRELVRLLRPQRQFHSIVESSQWPRKPLREGLQVPSHPGCRQPHYVLLTTSSHRCLSTSAISFAEAQVQVPPVVPATPSPTAVPEVASGGTTDTIQAVAEQSFAELGLGSYTPVGLIQNLLEFMHVNLGLPWWGAIAACTVLARCLVFPLIVKGQREAAKIHNHLPEIQKFSTRIREAKLAGDNAEFYRASSEMTLYQKKHDIKFFKPLILPLTQAPVFISFFIALREMANLPVPSMQTGGLWWFQDLTISDPIYMLPIVVTATMWGVLELGADTGVQSSDLQWMRNVIRVMPLAVLPITIHFPSAVFMYWLSSNMFSLGQVACLRIPAVRTVLKIPQRVVHDPDKLPPREGFIKSFKQGWKNAEIAHQLRERERRMQNHLELAARGPLRQTFTHNPLLQHEKNHPPKTPSSSSSSSSSSSNSSSNSSKPKSKQPWRDTLG, from the exons ATGGCGATGGGCTTGATGTGCGGACGCCGGGAGCTTGTGCGCCTGCTACGGCCCCAGCGTCAG TTCCACAGTATCGTAGAGTCCTCGCAGTGGCCGCGGAAACCGCTGAGAGAGGGGCTCCAGGTCCCAAGCCACCCGGGCTGCAGGCAGCCGCATTATGTCCTCCTCACAACCTCCAGCCACCGCTGCCTCAGTACCTCTGCCATTTCATTTGCAGAAGCCCAG GTCCAAGTACCTCCTGTTGTTCCTGCAACTCCTTCACCCACAGCAGTACCTGAGGTGGCTTCTGGAGGAACTACAGATACAATCCAAGCTGTTGCAGAACAGAGCTTCGCTGAACTGGGACTAGGGTCATACACTCCAGTGGGATTGATCCAGAACCTCCTGGAATTTATGCATGTTAACCTGGGCCTTCCTTGGTGGGGGGCCATTGCAGCAT GTACAGTCCTTGCCCGCTGCCTCGTTTTTCCTCTCATCGTGAAGGGCCAGCGAGAGGCAGCCAAGATTCACAACCACTTGCCAGAGATCCAGAAGTTTTCCACTAGAATCAGAGAGGCCAAGTTGGCAGGAGACAATGCTGAGT TTTACAGGGCCTCCTCGGAGATGACACTTTACCAGAAAAAGCACGATATTAAATTCTTTAAACCCCTCATTCTGCCTCTGACTCAG GCACCAGTCTTCATCTCCTTCTTCATTGCCTTGAGAGAGATGGCCAACCTTCCTGTGCCCAGTATGCAGACAGGTGGCCTCTGGTGGTTCCAGGATCTCACTATATCTGATCCCATCTACATGTTACCGATAGTAGTCACTGCTACAATGTGGGGTGTCCTGGAG cTAGGTGCTGACACAGGTGTGCAAAGTTCTGACCTTCAGTGGATGAGAAATGTTATCAGAGTGATGCCCCTGGCAGTCTTGCCCATAACCATCCACTTCCCCTCG GCAGTGTTCATGTACTGGCTGTCCTCCAATATGTTTTCCCTGGGCCAAGTAGCCTGCCTCCGGATTCCAGCTGTACGCACTGTACTTAAAATACCCCAGCGTGTTGTGCATGACCCTGACAAATTACCTCCCCGGGAAGGCTTCATAAAGAGCTTCAAACAAG GCTGGAAGAATGCTGAAATTGCACATCAGCTCCGTGAGCGTGAACGACGCATGCAGAACCACTTGGAGCTAGCAGCCAGGG GTCCCTTACGGCAGACCTTTACCCACAACCCTCTACTACAGCATGAAAAGAATCACCCTCCCAAAacccccagcagcagcagcagcagcagcagcagcagcagcaacagcagcagcaacagcagcaaacCAAAGTCAAAGCAGCCCTGGCGTGACACACTTGGCTGA
- the Oxa1l gene encoding mitochondrial inner membrane protein OXA1L isoform X2 produces the protein MAMGLMCGRRELVRLLRPQRQFHSIVESSQWPRKPLREGLQVPSHPGCRQPHYVLLTTSSHRCLSTSAISFAEAQVQVPPVVPATPSPTAVPEVASGGTTDTIQAVAEQSFAELGLGSYTPVGLIQNLLEFMHVNLGLPWWGAIAACTVLARCLVFPLIVKGQREAAKIHNHLPEIQKFSTRIREAKLAGDNAEFYRASSEMTLYQKKHDIKFFKPLILPLTQAPVFISFFIALREMANLPVPSMQTGGLWWFQDLTISDPIYMLPIVVTATMWGVLELGADTGVQSSDLQWMRNVIRVMPLAVLPITIHFPSAVFMYWLSSNMFSLGQVACLRIPAVRTVLKIPQRVVHDPDKLPPREGFIKSFKQGPLRQTFTHNPLLQHEKNHPPKTPSSSSSSSSSSSNSSSNSSKPKSKQPWRDTLG, from the exons ATGGCGATGGGCTTGATGTGCGGACGCCGGGAGCTTGTGCGCCTGCTACGGCCCCAGCGTCAG TTCCACAGTATCGTAGAGTCCTCGCAGTGGCCGCGGAAACCGCTGAGAGAGGGGCTCCAGGTCCCAAGCCACCCGGGCTGCAGGCAGCCGCATTATGTCCTCCTCACAACCTCCAGCCACCGCTGCCTCAGTACCTCTGCCATTTCATTTGCAGAAGCCCAG GTCCAAGTACCTCCTGTTGTTCCTGCAACTCCTTCACCCACAGCAGTACCTGAGGTGGCTTCTGGAGGAACTACAGATACAATCCAAGCTGTTGCAGAACAGAGCTTCGCTGAACTGGGACTAGGGTCATACACTCCAGTGGGATTGATCCAGAACCTCCTGGAATTTATGCATGTTAACCTGGGCCTTCCTTGGTGGGGGGCCATTGCAGCAT GTACAGTCCTTGCCCGCTGCCTCGTTTTTCCTCTCATCGTGAAGGGCCAGCGAGAGGCAGCCAAGATTCACAACCACTTGCCAGAGATCCAGAAGTTTTCCACTAGAATCAGAGAGGCCAAGTTGGCAGGAGACAATGCTGAGT TTTACAGGGCCTCCTCGGAGATGACACTTTACCAGAAAAAGCACGATATTAAATTCTTTAAACCCCTCATTCTGCCTCTGACTCAG GCACCAGTCTTCATCTCCTTCTTCATTGCCTTGAGAGAGATGGCCAACCTTCCTGTGCCCAGTATGCAGACAGGTGGCCTCTGGTGGTTCCAGGATCTCACTATATCTGATCCCATCTACATGTTACCGATAGTAGTCACTGCTACAATGTGGGGTGTCCTGGAG cTAGGTGCTGACACAGGTGTGCAAAGTTCTGACCTTCAGTGGATGAGAAATGTTATCAGAGTGATGCCCCTGGCAGTCTTGCCCATAACCATCCACTTCCCCTCG GCAGTGTTCATGTACTGGCTGTCCTCCAATATGTTTTCCCTGGGCCAAGTAGCCTGCCTCCGGATTCCAGCTGTACGCACTGTACTTAAAATACCCCAGCGTGTTGTGCATGACCCTGACAAATTACCTCCCCGGGAAGGCTTCATAAAGAGCTTCAAACAAG GTCCCTTACGGCAGACCTTTACCCACAACCCTCTACTACAGCATGAAAAGAATCACCCTCCCAAAacccccagcagcagcagcagcagcagcagcagcagcagcaacagcagcagcaacagcagcaaacCAAAGTCAAAGCAGCCCTGGCGTGACACACTTGGCTGA